The DNA sequence CAGCTCGTTGTGCGCCCTGATTGCCACCGATGAATTGATGCTGGCAGCGCGGGCCATCGCTTCGGAAACCTTCCTGCCAATGCATGTCTTCCTGCTGGTTGGGCTGTTCTATTTCGTTATCGCCTTCCCTCTTTCAATGCTGTCGCGGGTGCTTGAAAAGCACGTTTCACGCGGCCGCAAAACCGTGCGAGGTTGAACCTATGAACACCATGGATCAGGTAACTTTCCACAGCATCGGCCAGTTGCAGCAGGCGCTGCAGGCCGGCTCGCTGACCAGCGAAGCGCTGGTGCGTGCGCAACTGGCGCGCATCGAGCGCTTTGACGAGCAACTGAATGCCTATGTCGAAGCCTATCCCTCGCGTGCGTTGAACGCGGCCATCGCTGCAGATCGCCAGCGTGCATCCGGCATTCACCTGGGGCCGCTGCATGGCATTCCGCTGGCGATCAAGGATTTGTTCGAGATCCAAGGCCAGGCCATCACCGGTGGCTCATTGGCGCAGCAACCGCGAGTTTCCACGTTGACCGCCACTGCAGTGCAACGCCTGGAGCGGGCCGGTGCGATCATTCTCGGCAAGACCCACACCGTCGAGTTCGCTTTTGGTGGCTGGGGCACCAATGCGGTGATGGGCACGCCCTGGAACCCGTGGGACCGTAACGTACATCACGCTCCTGGTGGCTCCAGCAGTGGTTCGGCAGTGGCCGTGGCCAGCGGCCTGGCGAGCGCGGCGCTGGGTACCGATACCGGCGGTTCGGTGCGGATTCCGGCGGGGATGTGCGGCCTGGTCGGGCTGAAGACCACACGTGGCCTGGTCAGCCGCCATGGCTTGATCGAGCTGTGCCCTTCGCTGGACTCGGTAGGGCCTATCACGCACACGGTGGAAGATGCGGCGTGGATGCTGGATGCCCTGCTGGGGCCAGACCCGCTGGACCCGGTTTCGGCCCGCGCACCGGTGTTCAGCGCCGCTGCCGGCCTCGAGCGGCCGGTCGCCGGCTTGCG is a window from the Pseudomonas anuradhapurensis genome containing:
- a CDS encoding amidase, with product MNTMDQVTFHSIGQLQQALQAGSLTSEALVRAQLARIERFDEQLNAYVEAYPSRALNAAIAADRQRASGIHLGPLHGIPLAIKDLFEIQGQAITGGSLAQQPRVSTLTATAVQRLERAGAIILGKTHTVEFAFGGWGTNAVMGTPWNPWDRNVHHAPGGSSSGSAVAVASGLASAALGTDTGGSVRIPAGMCGLVGLKTTRGLVSRHGLIELCPSLDSVGPITHTVEDAAWMLDALLGPDPLDPVSARAPVFSAAAGLERPVAGLRIWVLPEAERAHIAPGVLKAYDLGLKQLAALGMQLIEQPLPTSLEQCMRIAGGLMSAEGYANLGRLFERDDLRFDPHVQRRILSGRAIDAAAYIQLQHQRRAARQTMQEAMSNIDACVFPTNAIGSVPLEEVDEYGTPLALLGRFANLLNLCSVALPIGFDEKRMPVSMQIVGPAFAEALVLRIGHAYQQASDWHTLRPQGWALADKAVA